The sequence below is a genomic window from Sphingomonas jaspsi DSM 18422.
CGCAGGCCTGGGTCAGCAGGTCCTGGTTGGACTTGAGATCCGCTTCGCCGATCTTCTGAAGTTCTTCGACCCGCGTCGTCACCATTTCAGTGTCGGCCAGCATCCGCTGATACTTCGCCTTGCCCAGCGCGAAGTCGGGCTTGGCGGCAGCGCGCTGGCCTTCGACCCACGCAACAGTATCCTGCATGGCTTTGACCGCACCGTCCGACGCCGCCTTCAGCGCCGCCTGGTCTTCGGGCGTTCCGACGCCCTTCCACGCGGCCATGCCATCCCCGGGGAAATATTCGGCGAAACCGCCGAACGCGCTCTTGGCATAATCGACGAAGCTCACCGCCATCGGCGCCTTGATGTTGGCGCGCATCTGCTCCGCCGCGCGGGGGATGTTCTGCAGGAACTTGATGTAGGCCTTCAGCCGCGTTTCCGGCGGCGCGTAGGGCACGGTGACATAAACCGACGGGTCGAAAGCGCCGAGGTAGCTGGCGGGGTTGTGGTGGAACTGGTCGGCGCCTTCCGGGTCGATCCAGAACAACTGACCTTTCGCGACGGCGATCAGATAGTCGCGTTCAAGCTGCTGGTCCTTGTCGAGGGTCGACGCATCGAACGCCTGCGCGTCGGCGATCACTTTCTTCAACCGCGCGACTTCGCCGTCGAGCGCGGCCTGGCTGAGGTCGGCGATCTGTCCGTCATATTCGTGCCGCCCCTGCGAAACGGCAAAACCCGGATTGGCCTTGAAGCTGGCTTCGATGAACTGGTCGACGAAGCCCTTCCACGATGTCGATGCCGCGCCGGCGACGGCGGTGACGCCATTTTCGTCCGCGCTGCCCACCTTGCAACCCGCTGTTGCCAGCGCCAGTGCCGCTACGCCGATCGTCAAAGCTGCGCGCATCGCCATTCCTTCCATCTGTCCATTGCCGGAGTCGGACGCGAAGCTATCCACGGGAATGGGCCTGTCTGCAATCCGCCCCGTGCGGATGGGTGCGTTGCGCATCGCAACCCAGCGGGCTAGTCGACTCGCGATGAGCCTGCTTCCCGAACCGCTGCGCCTTCCCGCCTTCCGGGCTTTCTGGGTAGCACGGCTGACCGCGACAATCGCGCAGATGGCGATGGTGATCGTCATCGGCTGGCAGGTTTACGACATCGCCCGCGAAACCATGGACATGAAGGCGGCCGCCCTGCGGCTGGGCCTGATCGGGGTGGTCCAGTTCGTGCCGCTGTTTGCGCTCAGCCTTGTCGCGGGATGGACGGCGGATCATGTCGACCGGCGGTGGGTTGGTCGTGCCGCGGTGGCGCTGGAACTGGTCTGCGCAGCGACCCTGGCGATCGCAGCCTGGACCGACCGGACGAGCCTGCCGATCCTCTACGCAGTCGCGGCGCTGCTCGGCGTCGCCCGGGCCTTTGCCGGCCCGTCGCTGGGTGCGCTCGCTCCGAACCTCGTCCCGCAGAAGATATTGCCGAATGCGATCGCCCTGTCCTCGATCGCCTGGCAAAGCGGCACGATCGTCGGGCCGGCGGTTGGCGGCTATCTCTACGCTTGGAGCCCGGCCGCCCCCTACGAGGCAAGTGCGATCCTGTTCGGCGTATCGCTGCTGTGCCTTTTTCTCATCGGGCCGGTACCACGCCCCGAACAGAAGCGGAGCGGCGGTCCCTGGTCGCAGATCGGCGAAGGATTGCGATACGTGCGCCAGAACCGCCTGGTGCTGGGCGCGATCAGCCTCGACCTGTTCGCCGTGTTGCTGGGGGGTGCGACGGCGATGCTGCCGATCTTCGCGCGCGATATCCTGCACGCCGGCCCGGAAGGCCTCGGTCACCTGCGAGCCGCGCCGGCCGTGGGCGCGACTCTGACCGCGCTGTGGTTCGCGTTCAAGCCGCTGAAGTCGAACGTCGGGGTGAAGATGCTGACCGCGGTCGGCGTCTTCGGTGTGGCGACGGTGGTGTTCGGCTTTTCACGTTGGATGCCGCTCAGTCTGCTGTGCCTGGCGCTGCTCGGCGCGGCCGACATGCTGAGCGTCTATGTCCGTCAGTCGCTGATCCAGATTTACACGCCCGACGCCATGCGCGGTCGGGTCGGCGCGGTGTCGACCCTGTTCATTTCCGCGTCCAACGAACTGGGGGAAGCCGAAAGCGGCTTCCTTGCGGCACTGGTCGGGCCGGTGGTGGCCGTCGTCGGCGGTGGGATCGGCGCGGTCGCGGTGGTATTGATCTGGGCGCGGATCTTCCCAGAACTGCGCAACGCGCGCACTTTCGACCCGCCGGTCGATAATCGCCAGAAGGAGGCCTGACCCATGAAAGCCGCCAATATCCTCGAAACGATCGGCGGCACGCCGCACATCCGCATCAACCGGCTGTTCGGTAACGCCGAGGTCTGGATCAAGTCGGAGCGGGCGAACCCGGGCGGATCGATCAAGGACCGTATCGCCCTGTCGATGGTCGAGGACGCCGAGCGATCGGGCAAGCTGAAGCCGGGCGGGGTCATCATCGAGCCGACGAGTGGCAACACGGGTATCGGCCTCGCCATGGTCGCGGCGGTCAAGGGCTATCGCCTGATCCTGGTCATGCCCGACAGCATGTCGATCGAGCGGCGCCGCCTGATGCTTGCCTATGGCGCCGAGTTCGATCTCACCCCGCGCGAAAAGGGGATGAAGGGCGCGATTGCGAGGGCCGAGGAGATCGCGGCAGGAACCGAAGGGTCGTGGATTCCGCAGCAGTTCGAAAATCCGGCCAATATCGAAGCCCACGTCCAGACGACGGCAGAAGAGATATTGGCCGACTTTCGCGACAGTCCGATCGACGCAGTGATTACCGGGGTCGGAACGGGCGGCCACATCACCGGCACAGCCAAGGTGCTGAAACGGGCCTGGCCGAAGCTCAAGGTCTTTGCCGTCGAACCGACGCTGTCCCCGGTCATTTCGGGCGGCGACCCCGCGCCACACCCGATCCAGGGGATCGGCGCAGGCTTCATTCCCGTTAACCTCGACACTTCACTCCTCGATGGGGTGATACAGGTCGACCCGGAGGATGCGCGCGAAATGGCACGACGCGCGGCCCGGGAAGAAGGCATGTTGGTCGGCATTTCTTCGGGCGCGACCCTGAGCGCGATCGCGCAGAAGTTGCCGGAACTGGACGAGAATTCGCGGATTCTGGGATTCAATTACGACACTGGCGAGCGCTATCTCTCGGTGCCCGGATTCCTTCCCGAAGAATAGGGTCAACGCGCCACTAACTGCGTCCGTTTGACCATCCGTTAACTCCTGCCGCGATATTGGGTACCGCGAGGGGATCTTTACGGATGCGCAAGGCTCGGTTTGCGATCAGCGGCGATGATGAAATCAACGACAGGGCATCGCTTTCCGAGGCCCTGACGTTCGACGTCCGCGCACCGGAAACGATCGATGACGAGCAGCTGGCGCTGCACCGTGTGGCAATGTTCGATCTCGCGCCGGCCCTGCTGTTCGCCACCCATCTGGTTTGGGGAACTGCGTGCCTTCTCCAGCATCCCGACTGCCTTAAGGAAAGCCTGAGCAGCAACCCGATCCTGCCGGTAGGATTGGCGCTGGTTGCCGATGCACTGATGTTTGCTGTGCTACGCGTTCGCGGCCGATTCAGCATCGCTCCTCACCTGCTCAGCCGCCTGCTGATGGGATACATCGCCATCGGCGGCGCACTGTGGATGGACTATGGTCTGATCCTTGCGCGCAACGACATGATCGGCGTGTCGTTCATTGCGCTGGCCTTTGGCGCCGGACTGGCTGCTGCCACCATCGTTTCGATTTCCTCGCCGCCCATCGCGATCGTCAATGCGCTCGTCGCCATGGCCGGCGCGCTAGCGGTTTCGCGCGCGCCGCAGGCGTTGTTCGGGATCGGCTTTCTCGGCCTCATCAATATCGCCTACAGCATCGCCAGCGCGCGAACGGTCATCGCCAACGCCCGCAAGCGGCTGCGACTGGAAGCGCAGGCGCGCAAGGCGCTGCATTTCGTCGACGAGTTCGAAAATTCTGGGCGCGGATGGTTCTGGGAAACCAACAGCGCAGGCACGCTTTCCTACGTCTCCCGCCAGCTAGCGGACGATTTCAAGGTCGAGCCAGAAGAACTGCTCGGTCGACAATTCACCGACCTGCTGTCCGTCGACACCAGCGGCGACAATATGCGCGAGGAGCGGACGCTGGGTTTCCACCTGTCAGCCCGCTTCCCGTTCAGCGACGTTATCGTACGCGCCGCCAGTGACGAGGACATCCACTGGACCCTGTCGGGCAACCCGGTGTTCGACGAGCAGGGTCGCTTCCTTGGTTTCCGCGGCATCGGCACCGACCTTACCGAACAGCGCCGCAGTGAGCAGGAAATCACCCGCCTCGCGCGGTTCGACAGCCTGACCGGCCTGCCCAACCGCGCGCTGATGCGCCAGACGCTGGATGAGGCGCTGCGCAACGCTGCCAACCGCCGCAAGGGCTGTTCGCTGTTCCTGATCGACCTCGACCGGTTCAAGAACGTCAACGACACGCTCGGCCATCCGGTCGGCGACGCGCTGTTGCGCCAGGTTGCCGACCGCCTGAAATCGGTGATGGGCGAGCATGGGCAGGTCGGCCGCCTGGGCGGTGATGAGTTCAAGGCCGTCCTGCCCGGGACGGTCGAGACCGGTTTGCTTGAATCGTTGGCACGGACGCTGATCGAGCAGGTTAGTCGCCCATACATGATCGAAGGGCATCGTGTGACGATAGGCGCGTCGGTCGGTATCGCCATCGGCGATCCGGGCCGTTCCTGCGCCGATAGCCTCGTCCGCAACGCCGACCTCGCGCTTTATGCCGCCAAGGCCGCGGGCCGGGGCAAGCACATGTTCTACCAGTCGTCGATGCATACCGAGGCGACTGACCGCCAGGTGCTCGAGAACGACCTTCGCCAAGCACTCGACCGAAACGAATTGTGGGTCGCCTATCAGCCCATCGTCCGGACGGCGGGCGAGGAAATTGCCGGTTTCGAAGCGCTGCTGCGTTGGAACCACCCGGTCCGCGGCCCGATTTCGCCCGAAAAATTCATTCCGCTCGCCGAGGAATGCGGCATGATCGGCAAGATCGGGCAGTTCGTCCTCGAAACCGCGATCGCCGAAGCGGCGCGTTGGCCCGAACCCCTGCGGGTCGCGGTAAATCTCTCGCCCATTCAATTCAACGATCCCAGCATCTGCGATCGCGTGGCCAGCGCGTTGACCGCCTACGGCTTGCAGCCCGCCCAGCTGGAGTTGGAGATCACGGAAAGCGTTTTCCTGGCCGACAATGACGCCACTGACGCCACGTTCAGCAAGCTCAAGGCGCTTGGTGTGCGCCTTGCGCTCGACGATTTCGGTACCGGCTATTCCTCGCTCGGCTATCTCCGCAAGGCGCCATTCGACAAGATCAAGATCGACCAGGGCTTCGTCCGCGGCGCGGCGTCGACGACCAAACGCAACAGCGCAATCATCCGCGCGATCGTCACGCTGGCCGAATCGCTGGGAATGGATACCACGGCCGAGGGTGTCGAAACCCATGACGACCTCGAGCTCATCCGTGAGCTCGGCGTCAGCCAGGTCCAAGGCTACATTTTCGGCAAGCCCGTGCCAGCCGAACAAGCCCGAGAGCTGGCGAACCGGGTCACCATGGAAGCCGACGGATTTTCTGCCCAGCGCGAGCCGCGCCATCGCCTGATGCGGCGCGCCATTGCCGCGGTAAACGGCCAGCCGACCGAGATTCGCCTGCGCAACATTTCCGCCATGGGCGCGCTCGTCGAGTGCCCCCATGTCGTCGCTCCGGGCACGATGATGACGATCGACATCGTCGGCGTCGGCCCGGTCATCGGCACGGTGCGCTGGGCGCAGTCAGGCAAGTTCGGCGTTCAGTTCACCGAACATTTCGACCTTGCGAGACTGGCACCCAAGAAAGAGCGGACCACCAGCCCAATGCTGTCGCCCTGGCACGTCGGCCAGCAGCGCAGCGCGAGCTAAGGCTTACGCGACCTCGAACGCTTCGACCGGCAGCGCCATGATGCTGTCGGCGCCGGCTTCCACCTTGCGGCGCAGCGCCGAGGCAGCGACCAGTTCGCGGTCGGCGAAGAAGCGCGCCGTGGCGATCTTGGTTTCGTGATAGGACTTGTCCTCGCCCGCCTCGTCCTTGAGGCGGCTTGAGACGCTGGCCATCTTGAGCCACATCCAGCCTAGCGACACCAAGCCCATCAGCTGCATGTAAGCGTAGGAACCGGCCCCGGCGTTGTTCGGATCGGCGAGGCCGTTCTGCGCCAGCCACATGGTCGCGGCCTGCAGGTGGCCAACCGCCTTTTCCAGCGGCTCGACGATACCGGCGGGGTCACCGGCGGCCTTGGCCTCGGCAATGTCGTTGGCGACCAGCTCGAAGAAGGCGCGGACCGACCGGCCACCGTTCGCACCAAGCTTGCGACCGACGAGGTCGAGCGCCTGGACACCATTGGTGCCTTCGTAGATCTGGGCGATGCGGGCGTCGCGGACGAACTGGTCCATGCCCCATTCGGCGATATAACCGTGGCCGCCATAGACCTGCTGCATGTTGACGGCGACCTCGAAGCCGCGATCGGTGAGATAGCCCTTGATGACCGGGGTCAGCAGGCTGATGAGGTCGTCGGCGGCCTGGCGTTCGGCCTCGTCCGGCGACTTGCGCGACAGGTCGACCTGCAGCGCGCCCCAGAGGATCAGCGCACGGGCGGCCTCGTTGAACGCCTTGGCCTCCATCAGCATGCGGCGGACGTCGGGGTGGACGAACAGGCTGTCGGCCTTGGCGTCCGGATCGCGGTTTTCGGGCTTGAGCGCCCGACCCTGCCTGCGGTCCTTGGCGTAAACGACCGCGTTCTGATAGGCGACCTCGCCCTGCGCCAAGCCCTGCAGGCCAACGCCGAGGCGCGCCGCGTTCATCATGATGAACATCGCCGCGAGTCCCTTTTCGGCCTCGCCCACCAGCCAGCCCTTGGCGCCATCATAGTTGAGGACGCAGGTCGCGTTGCCATGAATGCCCATCTTATGCTCGATCGAGCCGCAGCTGACCGCATTGCGGTCGCCCAGCGAGCCATCGTCGTTGACGAGGAACTTGGGCACCACGAACAGCGAGATGCCCTTCACATTGTCCGGCGCACCCTCGATCTTGGCGAGGACGAGGTGGATGATGTTTTCGGCCAGGTCGTGCTCGCCGGCCGAGATGAAGATCTTGGTGCCGGTGATCGAATAGCTACCGTCTCCATTGGGGACGGCCTTGGTCTTGAGCAGGCCAAGGTCGGTGCCGCAATGCGGTTCGGTAAGGTTCATGGTCCCGGTCCACTGACCCGAAATCATGTTGGGGACGTACTTCTGCTTCTGTTCGTCCGACCCCTTGACCAGCAGCGACGCCACCGCGCCCTGGGTCAGGCCGTTGTACATTTCGAAGGCGTGGTTGGATGAGCCCATATATTCGGCCACCGCGGTCGCGATCGCGCTCGGCAGGCCCTGCCCGCCATATTCGACCGGCGCGTGGAGCGTGGTCCAGCCGCCGGCGACGAACTGGTCCCAGGCCTCCTTGAAGCCCGGCGGCGTGGTCACCGACCCGTCGGGATGGCGGGTGCAGCCCTTCTGGTCGCCGACCTGGTTGAGCGGCGCGAGCACCTCTTCACAGAAGCGGCCGCCTTCGGTCAGGATGGCTTCGACGAGGTCGGGGGTGGCATCGCCGAACCCTGGCAGGTTCGAATAATTCTGGATGCCGACGATGTGGTTCAGGACATATTGCGTGTCGCGGACGGGGGCCTTGTAGGTCGGCATCGCTGTTACTTCTCCTGGTCGAGGGATTGGACGAGGCTGATGAAGCCTTCGAGTTCGGTGATAGTGGCGTCGATGTCGACGCGCTGGCGCTTCAGCTTGTCGACCTGCTCCTGGCAGCGTTCGACGGTCTTCAACCGCTGGGTACGGCGGCCGTCGCCGATGTCGTAAAGGTCGAGCAATTCCTTGATGTCGGACAGGCTGAGCCCCACGCGCTTGCCGCGCAGGATCCACGCAAGGCGCGCCCGATCGCGGTCGGAGTACAGGCGCTGGGTGCCGCGGCGCTCGGGATGGATCAGCGCTTCGTCCTCATAGAAGCGAAGCGCGCGGGCGGTGACGTCGAACTCGTCGCACAACTCACCGATCGAATAATGCTCTTTCGTTGCAAGCATGTCAGCCAGTTAGTTTACGTTCACGTAAAGGTCAATATAGAATGCGGCGGCTCGCCAGATAGGGCGACAAATTGATGACAGGCCTGTATAGGCCCGCTCATTGGCTCCCGGGGATTCGCGAAACGATGCTCACCACTCACCCGTTCGACGACGACAAGTTGCGGGAAGAATGCGGTATTTTCGGCATTTGGGGCGCGGATAACGCCTCGCAGTATGTCGCACTTGGCCTGCATGCGTTGCAGCACCGGGGGCAAGAAGCGGCGGGCATCGTCACCCAGGACGGCAGTCACTACCATGCCCATCGCGCCATGGGTCATGTGGCCGGCAACTTCGACAATGACGACATCATGGCGCAGCTGGCCGGCAAGGTCGCCATCGGGCACGTCCGCTATTCGACGACGGGCGAGACGGCGCTGCGCAACGTCCAGCCGCTGTTCGCCGAACTGGCCAGCGGCGGGTTCGCCGTCGCGCACAACGGCAATCTTTCCAACGCGATGGCGCTACGCGACCGACTGGTGAAGCGCGGCTCCATCTTCCAGTCGACCAGCGACACCGAGGTCATCATCCACCTCGTCGCGACGTCGCTTTACGATACCGTCCTTGATCGCCTCGTCGACGCGCTGAAGCAGGTCGAAGGCGCCTATTCGCTCCTGATCATCACCCCGCTCGGCCTCATCGCGTGCCGCGATCCGCTGGGCATTCGTCCGCTGGTGATGGGCGAATTGAACGGCGCGACCATCTTCGCGTCGGAAACGGTCGCGCTCGATACCGTCGGGGCGACCTATGTCCGCGACGTCGAACCGGGCGAGCTCGTCGTCGTCACCGACAAGGGAGCCCAGAGCTTCCGCCCGTTCAAGGCGATGAAGCCCCGCCCCTGCATCTTCGAACATGTCTATTTCAGCCGCCCAGACAGCGTCGCCGAAGGCAAGTCGGTCTATGAAGTCCGCAAGAACATCGGCGCCGAACTGTCGCGCGAAGCGCCGGTCGAAGCCGATTATGTCGTGCCGGTGCCGGACAGCGGCGTTCCCGCTGCGCTCGGCTTCAGCCAGGAAAGCGGCATCCCCTTCGAACTGGGCATCATCCGGTCGCACTATGTCGGCCGCACCTTCATCCAGCCGAGCCAGGACGGCCGCAAGACGGGCGTGAAGCTCAAGCACAACGCCAATAGCGCGCTGATCAAGGGCAAGCGCATCGTACTGATCGACGACAGCATCGTGCGCGGCACGACCTCGCTGAAAATCGTGCAGATGATGCGCGATGCCGGCGCCAGCGAAGTGCATATGCGCATCGCCAGCCCGCCGACCGCGCACAGCTGCTTTTACGGCGTCGACACACCCGAACGCTCAAAGCTGCTCGCCGCCAACATGGACGTTGCGGCGATGCGCGAGTTCATCCAGGCCGACAGCCTTGCGTTCATCAGCATCGACGGGCTGTACCGCGCGCTTGGCGAAGAACGTGACGCGGCCAGCCCGCAGCGCTGCGACGCCTGCTTCACCGGTCTTTATCCGACCACACTGACCGATTGTCCGGCAGGCGCCAACGACCTGGCGCAGGAACAGGCGATGGAATCCAGCCTGCCCGTGGCCGCCACCCGATAGGACAAGTTGCATGACGGAATCGAAGCCCCTTCAGGGAAAACTGGCGCTCGTCACGGGCGCCAGCCGCGGAATCGGTGCGGCCACCGCCGAGGCGCTCGCCGCGCAAGGCGCGCACGTCATTCTCGTCGCCCGCACCGCACAGTCGCTGGAGCAGGTCGAGGATCGTATTCATGAAGCGGGCGGCACCGCGACGATCGCCCCCATGGATATCAGCGAGCGCGATAATGTGGCGAAGCTGGCCGAGGCGATCGGCGGCCGCTGGGGCAGCCTGGACATCCTCATCCTTAACGCGGCGATGCTCGGTAGCCTGTCGCCGGTCGAACATCTTGACGCCAAGGAACTGGATCGGCTGTTCAAGATCAACGTGCTCGCCAACCAGGCGCTGATCGCGGCGTTCGACCCGATGCTCCGCCGCGCCGAGCGGGCCGACATTGTCGGCGTTACCTCGTCGGTCGGCAGCGAACCGCGCGCCTTTTGGGGCGGTTACGGCGCGTCGAAGGCAGCGCTCGAGAACCTGCTGCTGACCTACGCCGACGAGACCGCTCACGCCGGCCGGATCCGGGTTCACATCGTCGATCCGGGCGCAACCCGCACGCGCATGCGCCAGCTCGCGTTCCCGGGTGAAGAGCCGGCTAGCGTCAAGCCTCCCGAAACGGTTGCGTCGGCCATCGTCGCGCGCCTATCGTCCGACGTCCCCACGGGCGAAAGGACGAGGGTCGAGGCATGATCGTGTCGCTGCTGGTCACCGCGCAGATGATGGCGACCGTTCCCGAGCAGCTGAAACCCTATACGATCGACGAACCGATGGCGCGGCCCGACGCGGCCGCGCTGGTTTGGGCGGACGAGTTCGACGGACAGAAGCTCGATCGCAAGAAGTGGAAGTTCGACACCGCCCATAACAAGAGCGGCTGGTTCAACAACGAACGCCAATATTATGCCGCCAACCGCCGCGCCAATGCGCGGGTCGACAATGGTCTGCTGACGATCACCGCCCGCGCAGACGGCAGCGAAGTCAAGGACAACCCCGACTATGGCGGGCAGCGCTACACGTCCGCCCGGTTGCTGTCGAAGGCGAGCTGGACCTATGGCTATTATGAAATCCGCGCCAAGCTACCCTGCAGCCAGGGCATGTGGCCGGCGATCTGGATGCTTCCGCCCGATCTTCGAAAATGGCCCGAGGACGGCGAGATCGACATCATGGAACATGTCGGCAAGACCCCCGGCGACGTCTATGCGACGTTGCACGCCCTGAACTATGTCCACACCAAGAATACGCAGCGCGGTTCGATCCTGAAGGTGCCATCTGTGTGCACCGAATTTCACACCTACCAGCTCGACTGGCGTCCCGACGCCATTCGCATCGGGGTCGACGGGAAGGCCTTCATGCGCGTCGCCAACGACAAGCCCGCCGAGGGCAAGGCGGCGTGGCCGTTCGATCGGCCGTTTCGGCTGATCCTCAACCTCGCGACGGGGGGAGACTGGCCGGGGGCGGTCGACGACAGCGCGCTGCCCCAGCAATTCCAGATCGACTACGTTCGCATCTATCGCTGATCGTCAGATGGCGGCGAGTGCGGCCAGTGCTCGCGCGCGCGCGTCGCGGTGGTCGATGATCTTCTTGGGATAAGTCCCGCGTTTATCGTCGGGCGGGTCATGGATATCGGCGTCGGGCAGGTGCGCCAGTTCCGGGACCCATTCACGGATATAGTCGCCCGTGTCGAACTTCTCCGACTGGGTCAGCGGCGCCATGATGCGGCTGAACATGTTGCTGTCGATGCCCGTACCCGCGACCCACTGCCAGTTGGTCGCGTTGGAACCGTAGTCGGCATCGACAAGGCAGTCCCAGAACCAGGCCTCACCCTCACGCCAGTCGATCAGCAGGTGCTTGATGAGGAAGCTCGCGGCGATCATTCGCACGCGGTTGTGCATCCACCCGCTGACCCACAGCTGGCGCATGCCAGCATCTACGATGGGATAGCCAGTCATGCCTTGCTGCCACGCCTTGAGCTCCGAGGGGGCGGAGCGCCAGCGCAAGCTGTCGAAGCAGTCACGGGCATTGCGCCTGCCGTAATCCGGATATTGCAGGATCACATTTTGCGCATAGTCGCGCCAGCCGATCTCGCCGAGGAACGTGCCGACCGATCCGCCGAGTCTGGAAACCTTGTGCCACACCCGCCCCGGCGAAATTTCGCCGAAATGAAGGTGCGGGCTTAGCCGCGACGTCCCTTCCACCGCCGGCAGGTTGCGCTGCTGTTCGTAACGCGCGGCTTCGTCGACGAAGTCGTCCAGCCGTGCCAGCGCGCCCTCTTCGCCCGGCGTCCATTCCTTGGCGAAGCCGGTCGCCCAGTTGGGCTTGGTCGGCAGCAAATGCCAGTCATTCAG
It includes:
- a CDS encoding SDR family NAD(P)-dependent oxidoreductase, with amino-acid sequence MTESKPLQGKLALVTGASRGIGAATAEALAAQGAHVILVARTAQSLEQVEDRIHEAGGTATIAPMDISERDNVAKLAEAIGGRWGSLDILILNAAMLGSLSPVEHLDAKELDRLFKINVLANQALIAAFDPMLRRAERADIVGVTSSVGSEPRAFWGGYGASKAALENLLLTYADETAHAGRIRVHIVDPGATRTRMRQLAFPGEEPASVKPPETVASAIVARLSSDVPTGERTRVEA
- a CDS encoding glycoside hydrolase family 16 protein — encoded protein: MIVSLLVTAQMMATVPEQLKPYTIDEPMARPDAAALVWADEFDGQKLDRKKWKFDTAHNKSGWFNNERQYYAANRRANARVDNGLLTITARADGSEVKDNPDYGGQRYTSARLLSKASWTYGYYEIRAKLPCSQGMWPAIWMLPPDLRKWPEDGEIDIMEHVGKTPGDVYATLHALNYVHTKNTQRGSILKVPSVCTEFHTYQLDWRPDAIRIGVDGKAFMRVANDKPAEGKAAWPFDRPFRLILNLATGGDWPGAVDDSALPQQFQIDYVRIYR
- a CDS encoding cryptochrome/photolyase family protein, with product MTDSPTIVWFRRDLRLSDQAALTAAAAEGPVVPVYILDDETPKHRKMGAASRWWLHHSLDNLDKALRDKGSRLILRRGKSDEVLTALAHEVGTRRVNALHHYEPWWLNAECAVAKTLDLCLHDGNYLAPPGSVTTGSGSPYKIYTPFWRALSERMPPHEPHPRPQAIAAPKTWPTSDALNDWHLLPTKPNWATGFAKEWTPGEEGALARLDDFVDEAARYEQQRNLPAVEGTSRLSPHLHFGEISPGRVWHKVSRLGGSVGTFLGEIGWRDYAQNVILQYPDYGRRNARDCFDSLRWRSAPSELKAWQQGMTGYPIVDAGMRQLWVSGWMHNRVRMIAASFLIKHLLIDWREGEAWFWDCLVDADYGSNATNWQWVAGTGIDSNMFSRIMAPLTQSEKFDTGDYIREWVPELAHLPDADIHDPPDDKRGTYPKKIIDHRDARARALAALAAI